One genomic window of Deinococcus ruber includes the following:
- a CDS encoding phosphoadenosine phosphosulfate reductase domain-containing protein: MIPDEVLRAADAGALFVKNDSGGKDSAASGLVIETFVPPWQQLVIHATLGESEWPGALEKAREHAQHANADFIVVQAKHTFLEKVQQRFETRPSVPSFPSPAMRWCTSDLKTRVLNSAIIKYAAANGYTSVVNVMGLRAQESRRRAAKPPCRVHPTYTLQPKQYKNGTSKVGRQWLEYLPIHDLSTEEVFGRIADAGLTPHHAYALGNERMSCTFCIMGCSGDLRNGAVHRPELYRKYVEMERQTGWAFHASMKPLPQITGIHPDEELR; this comes from the coding sequence GTGATTCCCGATGAAGTTCTTCGTGCCGCTGACGCAGGGGCGCTCTTCGTCAAGAATGACAGCGGTGGCAAAGACTCCGCCGCCAGCGGACTGGTGATCGAGACGTTCGTGCCGCCCTGGCAGCAGCTGGTGATTCACGCCACGCTCGGCGAGTCCGAATGGCCGGGCGCACTCGAAAAGGCCCGCGAGCACGCACAGCACGCGAACGCAGACTTCATTGTCGTGCAGGCCAAACATACCTTTCTGGAAAAGGTGCAGCAGCGCTTCGAGACCCGGCCATCCGTCCCGAGTTTCCCGAGTCCCGCCATGCGCTGGTGCACCTCGGACCTCAAGACGCGGGTGCTCAACAGCGCCATCATCAAATACGCTGCTGCCAACGGGTACACCAGCGTCGTGAATGTGATGGGCCTGCGGGCACAGGAAAGCCGCCGCCGGGCCGCTAAACCGCCGTGCCGTGTGCATCCGACCTACACGCTGCAGCCCAAGCAGTACAAGAATGGCACCTCGAAGGTTGGACGACAGTGGTTGGAGTACCTGCCGATTCACGACCTCAGCACCGAGGAGGTCTTCGGGCGCATCGCCGATGCCGGACTGACCCCGCACCACGCCTACGCCCTCGGAAACGAGCGGATGTCCTGCACCTTCTGCATCATGGGCTGCTCTGGCGACCTGAGAAATGGCGCGGTGCATCGTCCGGAGCTGTACCGCAAGTACGTCGAGATGGAACGGCAGACCGGCTGGGCCTTCCACGCCAGCATGAAACCATTGCCCCAGATCACCGGAATTCACCCGGACGAGGAATTGAGATGA
- a CDS encoding N-6 DNA methylase, whose product MTSTTAQQALFDRPAPPKNNKSTGTNVSSKAEKSSSTRKTTKQEVALPTAPLYGVSSNPGYSAGLNVKNADGLPLPFEQIELPKLGVERGLTTLPARQQANERAAELVQHLPSGGLSDDDRAVLMAYSGGGGSGESLTAFYTPTDLAAYTWKLVTALHDGPLRTALEPSCGIGAFLMTAPSGVKLIGIELHDTTAQIAQRLNPSACIHPMSLETYTTTATDAFVDVVIGNPPYGDRGRLRGERGLEDQSEDRHEWFFLNSSLSRVKPGGLVALIVPEDLIRENSYQKRRRALLSRAAVVGVIAVPTGAFAASNAGVMTAVLILRRHDQGVETVLKTLSDTTSITVNDAGDAVLGPSERESALQELGAWDDAWVQGQRTFLKHQDRWYPQSPNVCAKSSQEVSFSRYGDPQLTGPMKLTQDTLNTHISLLRDSLKNAVSRTALLSLIRARKGVEGEEAAAAVMRRTPTRPLPNGFLSPDKLFRHAHGVWGHADHANTPEAQTAILLARELTAERLTRLRSPKRDALSAQLAQYDDGRQGDRLTRLAQRFPLLHIVQTPPPPPSTDTRTTLLPGALEDVAEQLADLYLLNVKQLMAISFEDQATCEAHLLDHYRFSGDPTERRWLRRSDADFGHAYNRADALRIRAQAFTGVEAQSLLRQADDFETRALAQWKSLPNCDLSPRDSVVPNECLEAWLDAYLHLDSERAGAVKVSREGGIVSLRLRHGTPEQTRLDRAVLDSGTVQAIESYLNYATKRDMVTRQNKSREEVRAQEAAALKRASRYERSLEAHWKAWMVTCPYAAELENRYNRARNAVLNAPEDTRSMSIEQWRGPALHLYQRRDIRTLAAWGHGVLNYAVGLGKTYSAIALLSLLKARREARLAMLVTPLSLTGNWVTNVQKARPDWKVVSIGMTPTGTFDEFGEPEYTEDNGSARQQKLASLMSDPPDLVIISIETFVAIPMLQDTLLTLIEDDAAIMAAAKQAQADGYDDKRARFGGHKQAATYESEVGNMLDRSRVSTGSDLTWEMLGVDCLIFEEAHKMKNLWSAPQYLGEVPKFMGAGLESRRALAAYHKARYVRSQQNGRGTYSLTATPWKNSPMECMYALSLVTDELRPYGLDTPLSFMLRYCVIEQRIITGPDGEVGLRNCVVGFKNFEELEALIKGHVITEDALTCRMDTRIGLPLPALLQEVHTLPLTPQQEAAYHIYRQDAANPATKGENHLFAILSRMEQAVIDPVAAGIGGPNPRADLAAKLAAEEHHKGYGTVTFLDRGGDAEVGAFNVYVEAYVRAGIPRHMIEVVTAGSHPTPAKRLKVEARYARGELRHVLGGSIIREGFNLQYYTAAIIHLDQPHDPEDKTQRNGRGWRQGNLAPYVKVHDLLAVGSSDALRYTNLMGKAGWIAALRAGNDRAINHAAFDAEGVALLLNADPEAARKVIAQKMQTLESDAVRAEEIHALEQLRNFCDLVSLSRQRWEKAHQRENGPSRQDIVGLEKLQVQLTALARVIAKIPAPLRQILTLIRRPDWVNHLPLVPGASFMHAEKRCTVKSVLNAKVYTDQGAFHSDELVEAYGVQLPDDQKLHGPGLTQYLPQTSREPVEALLSGADEQEHRPVMEECVPLSSAAPVPAAETAAVPPAPPSLPDPVVQVPPQTAVPAPLPAALPFTLQNEFAVMVRTDALNADQLFSNAGRQLIPVPLGSLPQRGETLLALNLQDGVLKTVTLVVHAERLAELSKKVQNDPQVFRTYISQLLTHHKAAQAS is encoded by the coding sequence ATGACTTCCACCACTGCTCAGCAGGCCTTGTTTGACCGCCCCGCCCCACCCAAGAACAACAAGTCCACAGGCACGAACGTTTCCAGCAAGGCCGAGAAGTCGAGCAGCACCAGGAAAACCACCAAACAAGAAGTCGCCCTGCCCACCGCGCCCCTCTACGGTGTGTCGAGCAACCCCGGCTACTCCGCTGGCCTCAACGTCAAGAACGCTGACGGACTGCCGCTGCCCTTCGAGCAGATCGAACTGCCGAAGTTGGGCGTCGAGCGAGGCCTGACCACCCTCCCGGCCCGCCAGCAGGCCAATGAACGCGCCGCAGAATTGGTGCAGCATCTCCCATCCGGCGGACTCAGCGACGACGACCGCGCCGTGCTGATGGCCTACAGCGGCGGCGGCGGCAGCGGAGAGAGCCTCACGGCCTTCTATACCCCCACCGATCTGGCCGCGTACACGTGGAAGCTCGTGACCGCCCTGCATGACGGCCCCCTGCGGACCGCCCTGGAACCCAGCTGCGGCATCGGCGCGTTCCTGATGACCGCGCCCTCCGGCGTCAAACTCATCGGCATCGAACTGCATGACACCACCGCCCAGATCGCGCAGCGGCTCAACCCCAGCGCCTGCATCCACCCGATGTCGCTGGAAACCTACACCACCACCGCCACCGACGCCTTTGTCGACGTGGTCATCGGCAACCCCCCGTACGGCGACCGGGGCCGACTGCGCGGGGAACGCGGCCTGGAAGACCAGAGCGAAGACCGACACGAGTGGTTCTTCTTGAACAGCAGTCTCAGCCGCGTCAAACCCGGCGGCCTGGTCGCGCTGATCGTCCCGGAAGACCTCATCCGCGAGAACAGCTATCAGAAGCGCCGCCGCGCCCTACTCAGCCGCGCTGCCGTGGTGGGCGTGATTGCCGTTCCCACAGGCGCATTCGCGGCCAGCAATGCCGGCGTCATGACCGCCGTGCTGATCCTCCGGCGGCACGATCAGGGCGTCGAAACCGTCCTGAAGACCCTCAGCGACACCACCAGCATCACCGTGAACGACGCGGGCGACGCCGTGCTGGGACCCAGCGAACGCGAATCCGCTCTCCAGGAACTCGGCGCGTGGGATGACGCCTGGGTGCAGGGCCAGCGTACCTTCCTGAAACATCAGGACCGCTGGTACCCGCAGAGTCCCAACGTCTGCGCGAAGTCCAGTCAGGAGGTCAGCTTCTCCCGCTACGGCGATCCGCAGCTGACCGGCCCGATGAAACTCACTCAGGACACGCTCAATACCCACATCAGCCTGCTGCGGGATTCGCTGAAGAACGCCGTGTCGAGAACCGCGCTGCTCTCCCTGATCCGCGCCCGCAAGGGCGTCGAGGGTGAAGAAGCCGCCGCTGCCGTCATGCGCCGTACCCCCACCCGGCCACTCCCGAACGGCTTTCTGTCCCCCGACAAGCTGTTCCGGCACGCACACGGCGTCTGGGGTCACGCGGACCACGCCAACACCCCCGAAGCGCAGACGGCCATCCTGCTGGCCCGCGAACTCACCGCCGAGCGCCTCACCCGCCTGCGGAGTCCGAAACGCGACGCCCTGAGTGCCCAGCTGGCACAGTACGACGACGGACGACAGGGCGATCGCCTCACCCGCCTGGCCCAGCGCTTCCCGCTGCTGCATATCGTGCAGACGCCGCCCCCGCCCCCCAGCACCGACACCCGCACCACCCTGCTGCCCGGCGCGCTGGAGGACGTGGCGGAACAGCTCGCCGATCTGTACCTGCTGAACGTCAAGCAGCTGATGGCCATCAGTTTCGAAGACCAGGCAACCTGCGAGGCGCACCTGCTCGACCATTACCGCTTCTCCGGCGATCCGACCGAGCGGCGCTGGCTGCGCCGGAGCGACGCCGATTTCGGACACGCGTACAACCGCGCCGATGCCCTGCGAATCCGCGCTCAGGCCTTCACGGGTGTGGAAGCACAGTCGCTGCTGCGTCAGGCGGACGATTTCGAAACCCGCGCACTCGCCCAGTGGAAATCACTGCCCAACTGCGACCTCAGTCCACGCGATAGCGTCGTGCCAAACGAATGCCTGGAAGCGTGGCTCGACGCTTACCTGCATCTGGACAGCGAGCGCGCCGGTGCCGTGAAGGTCAGCCGGGAAGGCGGCATCGTCTCTCTCCGCCTGCGCCACGGCACGCCCGAACAGACCAGACTCGACCGCGCAGTGCTGGACAGCGGCACCGTACAGGCCATCGAGAGCTATCTCAACTACGCCACCAAGCGCGACATGGTCACCCGGCAGAATAAAAGCCGCGAGGAAGTCCGCGCCCAGGAAGCGGCCGCCCTGAAGCGGGCCAGCCGCTACGAACGCAGCCTCGAAGCACACTGGAAGGCCTGGATGGTGACCTGCCCATACGCTGCCGAGCTGGAAAACCGCTATAACCGCGCCCGCAACGCAGTCCTGAACGCCCCAGAGGACACCCGTTCGATGAGCATCGAGCAGTGGCGCGGCCCGGCCCTGCACCTCTATCAGCGCCGCGACATCCGCACGCTCGCCGCCTGGGGTCACGGCGTGCTGAACTACGCGGTCGGTCTGGGCAAAACCTACTCCGCCATCGCCCTGCTGAGTCTCCTCAAAGCCCGCCGCGAAGCCCGCCTCGCCATGCTGGTCACACCGCTGTCGCTCACCGGCAACTGGGTCACCAACGTCCAGAAGGCCCGGCCCGACTGGAAGGTCGTCAGCATCGGCATGACCCCCACGGGTACCTTCGACGAGTTCGGTGAGCCGGAATACACCGAGGACAACGGCTCCGCCCGTCAGCAGAAACTCGCGTCGCTGATGAGCGATCCGCCGGATCTGGTGATCATCAGCATCGAAACCTTCGTGGCCATCCCGATGCTGCAGGACACCCTGCTGACGCTGATCGAGGATGACGCGGCCATCATGGCGGCGGCCAAGCAGGCACAGGCGGACGGGTACGACGACAAGCGCGCCCGCTTCGGTGGGCACAAGCAGGCCGCCACGTACGAATCTGAAGTGGGGAACATGCTCGACCGTAGCCGGGTCAGTACCGGAAGCGACCTCACCTGGGAAATGCTCGGTGTGGACTGCCTGATCTTCGAAGAGGCCCACAAGATGAAGAACCTGTGGTCCGCCCCGCAGTACCTGGGCGAGGTCCCCAAGTTCATGGGCGCGGGCCTGGAAAGCCGCCGGGCACTCGCCGCGTACCACAAAGCCCGGTACGTCCGCAGCCAGCAGAACGGGCGCGGCACCTACTCGCTCACCGCGACCCCGTGGAAGAACAGCCCGATGGAATGCATGTACGCCCTGTCACTGGTGACGGACGAACTGCGCCCATACGGCCTGGACACCCCACTGAGCTTCATGCTGCGGTACTGCGTGATCGAACAGCGCATCATCACCGGACCGGACGGCGAAGTGGGCCTGCGGAACTGCGTGGTCGGCTTCAAGAACTTTGAAGAGCTGGAAGCACTGATCAAAGGTCACGTCATCACCGAAGACGCCCTGACCTGCCGCATGGACACCCGCATCGGTCTGCCCCTCCCGGCCCTGCTTCAGGAGGTCCATACGCTCCCCCTGACTCCCCAGCAGGAAGCCGCGTACCACATCTACCGCCAGGACGCGGCCAATCCAGCCACCAAGGGCGAGAATCATCTGTTCGCGATTCTCAGCCGCATGGAACAGGCGGTGATCGACCCGGTCGCTGCTGGCATCGGTGGTCCCAACCCGCGCGCGGACCTCGCCGCGAAACTCGCCGCTGAAGAGCACCACAAGGGCTACGGAACCGTCACCTTCCTGGACCGGGGTGGAGACGCGGAAGTCGGCGCATTCAACGTGTATGTCGAAGCCTACGTGCGGGCAGGCATCCCCAGGCACATGATCGAAGTGGTGACGGCGGGCAGCCACCCCACCCCGGCCAAGCGGCTGAAGGTCGAGGCCCGCTATGCCCGGGGGGAGCTGCGGCACGTGCTCGGCGGATCGATCATCCGGGAAGGTTTCAACCTTCAGTACTACACTGCCGCGATCATCCACCTCGATCAGCCGCACGATCCCGAGGACAAGACGCAGCGGAACGGACGTGGATGGCGGCAGGGGAATCTCGCGCCTTACGTCAAAGTGCATGACCTGCTGGCCGTGGGGAGCAGCGACGCCCTGCGGTACACCAACCTGATGGGCAAGGCAGGCTGGATCGCGGCACTCAGAGCAGGCAATGACCGGGCGATCAACCACGCGGCCTTCGATGCCGAGGGGGTGGCGCTGCTGCTGAATGCCGATCCCGAAGCGGCCCGGAAGGTGATCGCCCAGAAGATGCAGACGCTGGAATCAGACGCCGTGCGGGCAGAGGAGATCCACGCGCTCGAACAGCTGCGGAATTTCTGCGACCTGGTCAGCCTCTCCCGCCAGCGCTGGGAGAAGGCGCATCAGCGGGAAAACGGGCCGAGTCGTCAGGACATCGTGGGGTTGGAGAAACTGCAGGTGCAGCTCACCGCCCTCGCGCGTGTCATCGCAAAAATTCCGGCCCCCCTGCGGCAGATTCTCACGCTGATCCGGCGGCCCGACTGGGTGAATCACCTGCCGCTGGTTCCCGGCGCGAGCTTCATGCACGCCGAGAAGCGCTGCACTGTCAAAAGCGTGCTCAACGCGAAGGTCTACACCGACCAGGGAGCGTTCCATAGCGACGAGCTGGTGGAAGCCTACGGCGTGCAGCTGCCGGACGATCAGAAGCTGCACGGTCCGGGCCTCACACAGTACCTGCCGCAGACGAGCCGCGAGCCGGTCGAAGCGCTGCTCAGCGGGGCAGACGAGCAGGAACACAGGCCAGTCATGGAGGAGTGTGTGCCGCTGAGCAGCGCCGCGCCGGTCCCGGCAGCTGAAACGGCTGCGGTTCCTCCGGCCCCGCCTAGCCTTCCCGACCCGGTCGTGCAGGTACCCCCTCAGACAGCAGTGCCTGCGCCACTGCCTGCCGCGCTGCCCTTCACCCTTCAGAACGAATTTGCGGTTATGGTCCGCACCGACGCCCTGAACGCCGATCAGCTCTTCAGCAACGCCGGTCGTCAGCTGATCCCCGTCCCGCTCGGCAGTCTCCCGCAGCGCGGTGAAACCCTGCTGGCACTCAACCTGCAGGACGGCGTGCTGAAAACCGTCACCCTGGTGGTGCATGCTGAGCGCCTCGCTGAGCTGAGCAAAAAAGTGCAGAACGATCCGCAGGTGTTCCGCACGTACATCAGCCAGCTGCTCACGCACCACAAAGCTGCTCAGGCAAGTTAA
- a CDS encoding PRTRC system protein C, with product MITITTMPRTFRFKGQDLPDPNPSLTPKEVGKRYAHQFPELLSAEPLPPTVKNGVEVIEFKESFGTKG from the coding sequence ATGATCACGATCACCACCATGCCCCGCACCTTCCGCTTCAAAGGCCAGGATCTGCCTGACCCCAATCCGTCCCTGACACCCAAAGAGGTGGGGAAGCGGTACGCCCATCAGTTCCCCGAACTGCTCAGCGCCGAACCGCTGCCGCCCACTGTCAAGAACGGTGTCGAGGTCATCGAATTCAAAGAAAGCTTCGGCACCAAAGGCTGA
- a CDS encoding PRTRC system ThiF family protein: MHHTHALKFSPRQLINVVLVGVGGTGSALLTYLTDIHKCLQALDGAGLHVTVFDGAAVSSTNVIRQNYSPAEIGRNKAVSLVGRVNATLGTAWIARPSSCTLKDLAALNPHILITCTDTKVSRRTLGEFRVPYWLDTGNSDFTGQVVLSEPGLGLSTPHLPTPLETHAAHLKGNQEAAASCSALEALQRQDLMINRQVALQATALLWRLLRDGHTSTRGAYIDTSTGTVLPLLVEPHMVKPNVVSVGLMPPEPPSPPTPAPRRTRRKPTPEVPA, translated from the coding sequence ATGCACCACACCCACGCGCTGAAATTCAGCCCCAGACAGCTCATCAACGTGGTTCTGGTCGGTGTGGGTGGGACCGGCAGCGCCCTCCTGACGTACCTGACGGACATCCACAAATGCCTGCAGGCGCTGGACGGAGCGGGACTGCATGTCACGGTGTTCGACGGTGCGGCCGTCAGCAGCACCAATGTGATCCGCCAGAACTACAGTCCCGCTGAGATCGGACGGAACAAGGCCGTCAGTCTGGTCGGCCGCGTGAATGCCACCCTCGGGACCGCGTGGATCGCGCGGCCAAGCAGCTGCACCCTGAAGGATCTGGCTGCGCTGAATCCGCACATCCTGATTACCTGCACGGACACCAAAGTTTCGCGCCGCACCCTTGGTGAGTTCCGCGTCCCGTACTGGCTCGATACCGGTAACAGTGACTTCACCGGGCAGGTGGTGCTGAGCGAACCAGGCCTCGGACTCAGCACACCGCACCTGCCGACACCGCTGGAAACGCACGCGGCTCACCTGAAAGGCAATCAGGAGGCCGCTGCGTCCTGTAGCGCCCTCGAAGCACTCCAGCGGCAGGACCTGATGATCAACCGCCAGGTCGCGCTGCAGGCGACCGCGCTGCTCTGGCGACTGCTGCGTGACGGCCATACCTCGACGCGCGGTGCCTACATCGATACCAGCACCGGCACGGTCCTGCCGCTGCTGGTCGAGCCACACATGGTCAAGCCGAACGTGGTCAGCGTCGGGCTGATGCCTCCGGAACCGCCATCGCCCCCCACCCCGGCACCCCGCCGAACCCGCCGCAAGCCCACACCCGAGGTACCCGCATGA
- a CDS encoding DUF7933 domain-containing protein has protein sequence MLTRTVCLLLAWATTLCGVALADTPVSITVTPSSGKASSMTTFQATISNTVPTPLTNVHFSVPIPGAQTINVAGATSTCGGSFSVSGTTLSFNGGSLPGNATCTLSVPFQLPNTPGSNTIQFPAGTLGTDQGSSNGFGNSQTYVAVGITPPFAQYRNRYVPSVNNSYYPGTTGTLQTFQIDLKNTDTADLRDVVYVIPGGDHAGQAINTYNVPYSTTPQNLHVSCTDGTVGSATYTPVSGSDYGTFTLQTPLLAAGGTCTLAYDAAFAVLVDAADHIVQTKTVRGQPGYSTVYIGGANARMTSNSSDLSANYDTTNHTDYLYPSLVNPEMDKLMNTLKVADVSGSSMTMQLDIGNAVERDTRYTFSDAFPTWMTTLSNTTVSSSTGCDPSGFTFSGTTVNASVLVPASKDCRYNFVIPLPSTVPADQIGVYQNNVLSPVTVDVPQTVPAAPANAYWRVTADVSVAKYAIGEDFNAADPTQFDATIHAASSAAWDIRLTNNTNRVLTGATFTDTLPGGASYRLDSSDSIFLPAQSRSTCGGVLTASGTAVHFAGGTVPAGGTCDVYIAVLPPQYQGPYTVSVNDLSTLNTTPHVTLDNGTAALVNDYAHMTILVDREDVYYPPARQGQRITATASLTNNTATPAVATLTIPLLGLFTVDSSGSTTLTCNGVTTALPPTALTVTTTSVGAPVTIPADVPTSPDPTVTRSFSTNDCELSVPLVARNAGSFRFPNTLKSNHATDAGFITAYVQSAPTLSVSKTFTPSTINAGQTSSVRVSLSSGEQADTVSLRDTLPTGLIWVFTPNQPDGSFQNAAYTSCAAGNSNECDSSPGLRYEPDGRTVQVITGIHGNFTVDTVQLGTVVANTFGDLTNTIQPTDVSSINGVSVTSAASASLKVTPGVNVEKTFNPSSIPVTTTSTLTLTLKNLNPSADVLGVDDHLPAGVVPVQPFAVSGTCTGPTTYDSATNTLRVRGATLASGGTCTVRVVVTSGVVGSYTNTIPAGTVMAGNGTNPTDVTATLTVIPNFYGCLAADQVNLSGTILSPGTTSFTRTLTNTGVGTLTATGSSAPTWTATIPAGYSSTYQFGSALADPNPQLAWAAYAGAVGGLPEGTTVQLISTVQSLPGLPRGAQASLQLQAMPGTPNCGALTLHDTVTVIQAVPGTTKTQALCSINPDGSANCSPDTTNAMDVRPCDVVRYTIVSSNTGDANLRAPTLRDTFDAILTPLGIGAFTSSGTQILLSTDGGQSSQRYDPANPPSTLIAARSVQVGIDDGSGHPAPLSPNQTLTLVLYGQVPGTCQTNTLAPSTPWRSTAPVPPSS, from the coding sequence ATGCTGACCCGTACCGTGTGTCTCCTGCTGGCCTGGGCCACCACCCTGTGTGGCGTAGCCCTGGCCGACACCCCGGTGTCCATCACCGTCACACCAAGCTCAGGGAAAGCGTCCAGCATGACGACCTTTCAGGCAACCATCAGCAACACCGTCCCGACTCCACTGACCAACGTTCACTTCAGCGTGCCGATTCCTGGAGCGCAGACCATCAATGTTGCAGGCGCGACCAGCACCTGTGGCGGCAGCTTCAGCGTGAGCGGCACCACACTCTCCTTCAATGGCGGGAGTCTTCCTGGCAACGCGACCTGCACCCTCAGCGTGCCCTTCCAACTCCCCAATACGCCGGGCAGCAATACCATCCAGTTCCCAGCCGGCACGCTCGGAACCGATCAGGGCAGCAGCAACGGGTTTGGTAACTCGCAGACGTATGTCGCCGTCGGCATCACCCCACCGTTCGCACAGTACCGCAATCGGTATGTCCCTAGTGTCAACAATTCGTACTATCCCGGCACGACCGGGACGCTGCAGACGTTCCAGATTGACCTGAAAAATACCGACACTGCAGATCTGCGGGATGTGGTGTACGTCATTCCCGGCGGGGATCATGCCGGGCAGGCCATCAACACCTATAACGTGCCCTACAGCACCACGCCACAAAATCTGCATGTCTCCTGCACGGACGGAACGGTTGGGAGTGCCACGTATACCCCTGTCTCGGGTTCCGACTACGGTACGTTCACCCTCCAAACGCCGCTGCTGGCCGCTGGCGGTACCTGCACCCTCGCCTATGACGCGGCCTTCGCCGTGCTGGTTGATGCGGCCGATCACATCGTGCAGACCAAAACCGTGCGGGGACAACCGGGCTACAGCACCGTGTACATCGGCGGCGCCAACGCCCGGATGACGAGCAACAGCAGTGACCTGAGTGCCAACTACGACACCACCAACCACACCGACTACCTGTACCCCAGCCTGGTCAATCCCGAGATGGACAAGTTGATGAACACGCTCAAGGTAGCGGATGTGTCGGGCAGCTCGATGACCATGCAGCTCGACATCGGCAACGCGGTCGAGCGCGATACCCGGTACACCTTCAGCGACGCCTTTCCGACATGGATGACGACACTCTCGAACACCACCGTCAGCAGTTCTACGGGCTGCGATCCCAGCGGCTTCACGTTCAGCGGCACCACCGTGAATGCCTCGGTGCTGGTGCCCGCCAGCAAGGACTGCCGGTACAACTTCGTAATCCCCTTGCCCAGCACGGTCCCTGCTGACCAGATCGGGGTGTACCAAAACAACGTGCTGAGTCCGGTGACGGTGGACGTCCCGCAGACCGTCCCCGCTGCACCCGCCAACGCCTACTGGCGCGTCACGGCAGATGTGAGTGTCGCAAAATACGCCATTGGCGAGGATTTCAATGCCGCCGACCCCACGCAGTTCGACGCGACCATCCACGCCGCGAGCAGCGCCGCCTGGGATATCCGGCTGACCAATAACACCAACCGAGTGCTGACGGGCGCTACCTTCACCGACACCCTCCCAGGCGGCGCATCGTATCGCCTGGACTCGAGCGACTCGATCTTTCTTCCGGCCCAGTCACGCAGCACCTGCGGTGGTGTCCTGACTGCCAGCGGGACGGCCGTGCATTTCGCGGGCGGCACTGTTCCGGCAGGCGGCACGTGTGACGTGTATATCGCGGTCCTCCCACCCCAGTACCAAGGGCCCTACACCGTCTCGGTCAACGATCTGAGCACCCTGAACACCACCCCGCACGTCACGTTGGACAACGGCACCGCCGCGCTGGTGAACGATTACGCCCACATGACCATCCTGGTGGACCGCGAGGACGTCTACTACCCACCCGCGCGGCAGGGCCAGCGCATCACCGCTACCGCCAGCCTCACGAACAACACCGCCACCCCAGCGGTCGCGACGCTCACCATTCCACTCCTGGGACTGTTCACGGTGGACAGCAGCGGGAGCACCACGCTCACCTGCAACGGCGTCACGACCGCGCTGCCTCCCACCGCCCTCACCGTCACCACGACCAGTGTTGGTGCACCCGTCACAATCCCAGCGGATGTACCCACCAGTCCCGATCCGACGGTCACCCGCAGTTTCAGCACGAACGATTGTGAGCTGTCGGTCCCGCTGGTAGCGCGAAACGCCGGCTCGTTTCGGTTCCCGAATACGCTGAAGTCCAATCATGCCACGGATGCTGGGTTTATCACGGCGTACGTGCAGAGCGCACCCACCCTGAGCGTGAGCAAGACCTTTACACCTAGCACCATTAACGCTGGGCAGACCAGCAGCGTGCGCGTCAGCCTCTCCAGCGGCGAGCAGGCCGACACCGTCTCGTTGCGCGATACGCTGCCAACCGGTCTGATATGGGTGTTCACGCCCAATCAACCCGATGGGAGCTTCCAGAACGCGGCGTACACCAGCTGCGCGGCGGGCAACTCCAACGAGTGCGACAGCAGCCCTGGCCTGCGCTATGAACCGGATGGCCGAACGGTTCAAGTCATCACGGGCATCCATGGCAACTTCACCGTGGACACCGTGCAGCTCGGTACCGTCGTGGCCAACACCTTCGGGGATTTGACCAACACGATTCAGCCGACCGATGTGTCGTCGATCAATGGCGTCAGCGTGACGAGTGCCGCCAGTGCGTCCTTGAAGGTCACGCCGGGCGTGAATGTCGAAAAGACATTCAACCCATCCAGCATTCCCGTCACCACCACCAGCACGCTGACCCTGACGCTGAAAAACCTCAATCCGAGCGCGGATGTCCTGGGTGTGGATGATCACCTCCCAGCCGGTGTGGTTCCGGTGCAGCCGTTCGCAGTTAGCGGCACCTGCACGGGACCCACGACCTACGACAGCGCCACCAACACGCTGCGTGTTCGGGGGGCGACCCTTGCATCAGGCGGAACCTGCACTGTCCGGGTGGTGGTGACCAGCGGCGTCGTCGGCTCGTACACCAATACCATTCCTGCAGGAACAGTGATGGCGGGGAACGGCACCAATCCCACAGATGTCACCGCGACCTTGACCGTCATCCCGAATTTCTACGGGTGTCTGGCAGCCGATCAGGTGAACCTGAGTGGCACAATCCTGAGCCCAGGCACGACGTCGTTTACTCGGACGCTGACGAATACCGGTGTCGGTACGCTCACTGCGACGGGCAGCAGCGCCCCCACCTGGACGGCGACCATTCCGGCTGGGTACAGCAGCACGTACCAGTTCGGCAGCGCCCTCGCCGATCCGAATCCCCAGCTTGCCTGGGCCGCGTATGCCGGTGCGGTGGGTGGTCTGCCAGAAGGCACCACGGTGCAGCTCATCAGCACCGTCCAGAGTCTGCCGGGGCTGCCACGCGGGGCACAGGCCAGCCTCCAGCTGCAGGCGATGCCCGGCACGCCCAACTGTGGCGCTCTTACCTTGCACGACACCGTGACGGTCATTCAGGCGGTGCCCGGCACCACGAAAACGCAAGCACTGTGCAGCATCAACCCGGACGGCAGCGCGAACTGCAGCCCTGACACGACCAACGCGATGGATGTGCGGCCATGCGATGTCGTGCGCTACACCATCGTTTCCAGCAACACGGGCGACGCCAACCTCCGCGCTCCCACGCTGCGCGATACGTTCGACGCCATCCTGACCCCACTTGGTATCGGTGCGTTTACATCGAGTGGGACGCAGATTCTTCTCAGCACTGATGGCGGCCAGTCCAGCCAGCGGTATGACCCGGCCAATCCGCCGTCCACGCTCATCGCTGCTCGCAGCGTGCAAGTTGGCATTGATGACGGGAGCGGGCATCCGGCTCCTCTGAGCCCGAATCAGACGCTGACGCTGGTGCTGTACGGGCAGGTTCCCGGTACGTGCCAAACGAACACGCTCGCGCCGTCCACCCCCTGGCGTTCGACGGCCCCAGTGCCCCCTTCCAGTTGA